The uncultured Sphaerochaeta sp. genome includes the window ATTGCACATAAGAGACAGTTAGTAAATGTGGTCATAGTAGAAAAGATAATTGTATTTCTTGTCATTGTAAGTAATGGTAGTTTTTGCCAAACACGGATATATTGAGAAAAAGTTAAACGTTCAGGCAAAGTTTCTGGAGGAAACTTTACTATATCCATCTCGAATTTCAAGGATGAAAGGAAAAGCCAGATAAATGGATATAGAACAATCACAAGTACAATACACATTGTAAAAACACTGAGAACTATGCTGAGTTTGTATTTATTCATTTTATTCATTCCCAGATACCCTATTTTCATTTTTCAAGAAAAATCTATACAGAACCACAGAAATTACTGCGATGATAAAAAAAAGAATCATTGCAATTGAGGATGCATACCCTAGGCGGAAAGGACTGATTGAAAATGCACGGGAATATAAATATTGGACAATGGTTTCTGTCCTGAAAAGAGGACCTCCGCGCGTCATTACATATGTCTGGTCAAATACCATAAGACCTGCAATTGTTGATGTAATAACATTAAATCCTAGTACCGGTAGAATCTGTGGAAGAGTTATTCTTATAAATTGAATCCATACCCCTGCTCCATCAATAACAGCAGCTTCATAATATACATTGGGAATTGCATGGAGAGCAGCTATGAAAATGATCATAGCAGAACCAAAAGTTTTCCATATTGAAACAAATACAACGAGTGGCATTGCCATATCTGGATTCTTTAAAAATTCCATTTTGGGTAAACCAATCATCTGTGTCCATTTAGCTATCATACCGATTGTAGGGTCTAGTAATATGGACCAAACGATTCCCATCGCAGTCATTGAGCAAACTACTGGAGCATAAAATGAAAAACGTAATAACTTCCGGAAAATGGAATTCTTGCTGACATATAAAGCCATGGCCAATGAAAACGTTGTTCCGATAAACACAGAAAGAAAAGTATATTGGAAAGTGTTTTTCAATGAATTCCAGAATCGGCTATCTTCTGCTAATTCTTTCAAATTTGAAAATCCACTAAATTTTATTGAAGATAGGAAAATATTTACATCAAAAAAGGACATCAGGAATGCAGTTAATAAAGGAATAAAAACAAATACCATAAGAGATACAAGGGAAGGGAATAAAAACACCCAAGCAGCGACTTGTGGATTATACCAAATTGAATTTATTCTTTTTTGCGAGTATTTCACGATTATCACCAACCTAGAGGATAGTTGCTGTATTGGATTTCTCTAATACAGCAACTATAATTATAAATAACTTTATCTATTACTTAAAACTTTATTAATACCTTCTTCCATTTTTGCAGCTGCCTCACTTGGAGATATCCTCAAGTAAGTTAATTGCTCTAGAATTGGATTCACATAGTCAGAAAGAATTTGGGTCGATTCAGGAAGCCCTTCAAAAGGTATTCTTGTATACTGGGTAATAGTACCAAGCTCCGATTGTATCAAATTTTCCTGGACCTCAGGATCATCTAAGACTTCTTGTGACCAAGCTGGAAATCCATTACGCAATGTCCATTCTTTTAAAATATCTTTTGAAAGCCAATACTTGATAACTTCATAAGCAGCAATTTTTTGTTCTTTAGTGGCACTTGAAGTAATCATGAAAGCTACACCTGTTCCAATGAATTCTTTATTTCCTGAGTCAGAAGCAGGAATTGAACCGATCCCAAAATCAATTCCTTTTTCCCTACACCCTGCAATCAACCAAGGACCATTTATATACATTGCAACTTTTCCAGCGTAAAATAGATTATCCAAGTCGGCACCGGTCATTCCAGTAGGAGAAATCTTGTTTTTTGTAAAATCCTGGAACATTTTAAAAACTTGGATTGCTTCTGGTGAATTAATCGCTGACTTAGTATTGTCTGCAGTTATCCAATCGCCTCCATTGCTCCAAAGGAAATTGGTGATTACTGCACTGTCTGCCGCAAAGGCATAACCATACTGTTCTTTTGCTGGGTCAGAAAGTCTTTCAGCGTACTCAATAAATTCTGAGAAATTCTTTGGGGGGGTTTCTGGATCAAGTCCTGCTTCCCTAAATAAGTCTTTATTCCAATACAAGTAATGAGAGTTATATTGCATAGGGATACCATAAGTATTATTGTTGTACTGGAATGCTTTCAGCACATTAGGGGAGTAATTATCCTTATCAAGTCCTGACCATTCCCAAAAATCATTCAGCGATAATAGAGCACCACTTTGGCTGTATTCTGGAATATTCTCCAAACCCAGAAGAATCAATGTCGGACCTGTCTTAGTGGAAACAGAAACAGCAAGTTTTTCTAACATATTTCCCCATGGCATTATATCCATATCAATCTTAATATCCTGTGGATTCTCAGCATTGAATCGATCAAATATTTCTCTGAGAATATCACCGTCTGAAGCAGTGAAACCATTCCAAAAAGATATTTCTGTACCTTCTGCTGAGGAGGCGCTTGCCTCCTTTTCTCCAGCTGCAAATACCATACTGACCATACATGTGATCAATACCAAGAACAACAAAATCCGTTTCATAACACTCTCCTTTTTTGAACAATATTCCTGTTCATTACGTGCTAATTGGAATATTCATTCCAATAATCTTGGTTCTTATGGTTCTAGTATAGTACGGATATTCCAGTTGTCAAGGTTATGATTAATAAAATATCCAGAATGTTAGAATGTAGTTAATTACAGAATTTTATATGCATATGTTTACATTGAACACATACGAAAGTAGGCTGTATATTTTTAATATTTACGTACAATAAAGGAAAGTAATTACCAAGGTATATACCAAGAATATTGGACCATACGACAGAAAAATGGACACCACATGGGTGTCCATCTCTATTGTGAACCGTTGTTCGGTAATCTGCTTATTGCAAGGCAAGCAAACTGAAGACCAAGGTAAAGAGAGCAACTGTCTCAACAATACCGATAACGATAAAGTAGTTTGCAGTACCCTTTCCAGTCTCAGCAAGTGCATCACATGCGCAGGCTGCAGTCTTTCCCTGCATCCATGCAGAGAGTCCGATAGCTGCACCACCGAACACACCAACGCCCAATGCCAAAGTTGATGAGGCCCCTGCAGCAATGGCTGCGGCAATGAAGTTCATCAAGAGGAACCCGTAAATGGTCTGGGTAAGCGGAGCACCGGCAAATGCAACCATAATGAACGGAGCAGGTTTACCGTTCGCGTAGCACTTCTTCCAACCACCAACTGCTGCCTGGGCAGCAGCGCCAGCGCCAAGACCCGACCCAAGAGCCGAGAGAGCCAATGCACATGCCAATCCAATAAATTCCAAGTTTCCCATGTGTTTCTCCTTAGTTGTTACCAAACAACGATCAGTTTTCTTCTACCGTTTGGGTAAACGGTTCATATGCGATCCCAGTCCACTCCATGCCGAGCTGACCAGAGAACTCCAATAGATTCAAGCGCACACCGTGCACCACTACACTAAGCAGCCCCATTACAATGTTCAGGGAGTGCCCGATTACCAGTACCAAGATTCCAGCAACAAGTGCAAATCCACTAAGCATTCCACCTGCCATACTGTTGAAACTCTGTGCAATGGCAACAGAAGCCATTCCAACAGCGAACAAACGGATATAACTCATGATATTTGAAAATGCGCTGATGGTATTGAGGAAGGTAGTGAAAAAACCACCCAACCCACTGGCAAGTCCCTTTCCAAACTTGATGCCGGGACCTTGTGATCCGAAAACCACGACAAGGAGGAATCCCAATCCAACCACTCCAGCTACATACATGAGATTGGCTGTCTCTCCAATAACCAGTTGCAATACCACAAAATAGAGGGCAAGGATGTCCATCAACCACCCAATATCGGCAACAAAGCTCAAGTCCTTCTTGGAAATCTTATGGATTACATTGAGAATGCAAGCCAAGCTGAGTTGAACCGTTCCAATGATGAAACAGAACTTCATGACCGTATTCTGAGCTGTGCTGGCAGTCAAACCAAAAAGTTCAGGATAGTTGGAAATGGAAGGAATCACCAATGTTTGGAGGAATGGAACTGCCAAAAGGATTTCCTTCGATCCGAACCAGGTACCAGTCAATGATCCCCACACAATTGTTGCTATACTCAGTACATAGAGCAACATAACCATGGTATTGGCTTTCTTGGCTTTTGCATGTAAAAGAACAGCAGTCGCCATGAAGATAATACCATAACCTGCATCTCCGATGATCATCGCAAAGAACAGGGTGAAGAACAACAGGAACCAGGTACTGACATCATTTTCACGATAACCAGGAACGGTTCCCAGAATATCAAACACGGGCTTGATAATTCCCACTCCCTTAGGGTATTTGATCAAAGTTGGCGGAGTGTCCTCTTCCGTGACATCATCCAATTGGTATGCCCAACCCTTCTGCTTGGCAAGGGATATAAAGTCATCTGCCTTGGTTTCTGGAAGATAGCCCGAAAGCCAGACCAGGTCATCTCCCCCTTCAAGCTGTTCCCCCACCTCCTCAAAGCGCATTGCCATCTCCAGCTTCTTCAATTGGAATGAAAAAGCATCAAGATAATTACCTGCCTCCTTGAGAGCTTTGACTACATCCTTCAGGCGGCTCTCATCTGAAGCTTTCCTGTTCTGTAGAAAGCCAAGACCATGTTCACTCAGGGTAAAGGGTTTGGCTGGAACGGATGAGTCGAGTGCTTCCCCTACAGTTGCAATGGCCATCTGTCCAGCAACAGGAGAAAGCTCAATATATTGGATTGAGGAATCCAGGTTCTTCAGGTCCTTCTTGGAAAGGGTATAGAAAAACAACTTGATCCCCTCATGGGATAATTGCCTCACTTCCTCTGGGTCGAAATCACCCCACTCCTTAAGCTCCTCTATCTGAGCCGAGTCAGCCTTGATTTCCTCTAATAGGTCATCTCTTGTCTCCAAGAGTCCTTGATAGCGTTCAAGAAGTTCATAAAACACTTCATCAGAGACTTCACTCTGGGCAGGCATATGCTTTTTGTCTTGAAGATCAAGAATGACATTCCGTAAGTTGTATATTTGGTCATAACGCTTTTGGAGCTGTTCAATCTTTTGACTCTGGACCTGTTCACTGGTTATATGGAGCAGACCACCTTTTCTGAGATCCCTGAGCATGGTACGGCCATTATGTGCCTGAACGACGATGTAGGCCTTTTTCATTGGTACAATCATCTCATGCCCCCTGCATCAGCTTTTTCTTGGCGATCTTACCACGGACGACAGCAGCAGTCTGCTGGTCACCCAAGTAAATGGCAATACGACGGATATTATCCTTTGCCTCAGGTATCTTCACCTTCTCGAAAAGGTTCACCCGTTGACTGGTGGTTCTCAACTCTTTTTCAAGGAGTCTCACCTGTTGTTCCAGTGTTGCGATCAAGGCATCATAACGAGCCAAGTCACGAAGGCTCTCCAGTCCCTTGTCCACCCAAAGAGGATAGTCAGCAAGATCATAGGAGATGGGAACAAAGGTCAGTTCCTTGAATACTGGAATGGTTACACCGGCAATATTGCCTTTTGCTTTAACCACCTTGTCTATCTTGATGAGCTTTTCAACCTTCAGTTCAGAAGCGAATGCGGTATTTTCATGATACACAGCAATCCACGTCTGCATGTCCTGAACGAGCGCCTCCTGCTTTTTCTTCAGTGAAGCCACCTCAGCAGAAATTTGCCTGATAACCATTTGCAACTGTTGTTTTTTCAGTTGCAGGGTCGGCAGATAACGCTGGTATTGCTTCAATCTGTCCTTCTGGAGTTTCTGTTCGTTCTTGGTCAGTTTGACGGCCATCTCGACTCCTTAGTC containing:
- a CDS encoding sugar ABC transporter permease, translated to MKYSQKRINSIWYNPQVAAWVFLFPSLVSLMVFVFIPLLTAFLMSFFDVNIFLSSIKFSGFSNLKELAEDSRFWNSLKNTFQYTFLSVFIGTTFSLAMALYVSKNSIFRKLLRFSFYAPVVCSMTAMGIVWSILLDPTIGMIAKWTQMIGLPKMEFLKNPDMAMPLVVFVSIWKTFGSAMIIFIAALHAIPNVYYEAAVIDGAGVWIQFIRITLPQILPVLGFNVITSTIAGLMVFDQTYVMTRGGPLFRTETIVQYLYSRAFSISPFRLGYASSIAMILFFIIAVISVVLYRFFLKNENRVSGNE
- a CDS encoding ABC transporter substrate-binding protein, with amino-acid sequence MKRILLFLVLITCMVSMVFAAGEKEASASSAEGTEISFWNGFTASDGDILREIFDRFNAENPQDIKIDMDIMPWGNMLEKLAVSVSTKTGPTLILLGLENIPEYSQSGALLSLNDFWEWSGLDKDNYSPNVLKAFQYNNNTYGIPMQYNSHYLYWNKDLFREAGLDPETPPKNFSEFIEYAERLSDPAKEQYGYAFAADSAVITNFLWSNGGDWITADNTKSAINSPEAIQVFKMFQDFTKNKISPTGMTGADLDNLFYAGKVAMYINGPWLIAGCREKGIDFGIGSIPASDSGNKEFIGTGVAFMITSSATKEQKIAAYEVIKYWLSKDILKEWTLRNGFPAWSQEVLDDPEVQENLIQSELGTITQYTRIPFEGLPESTQILSDYVNPILEQLTYLRISPSEAAAKMEEGINKVLSNR
- a CDS encoding V-type ATP synthase subunit K (produces ATP from ADP in the presence of a proton gradient across the membrane; the K subunit is a nonenzymatic component which binds the dimeric form by interacting with the G and E subunits), with the protein product MGNLEFIGLACALALSALGSGLGAGAAAQAAVGGWKKCYANGKPAPFIMVAFAGAPLTQTIYGFLLMNFIAAAIAAGASSTLALGVGVFGGAAIGLSAWMQGKTAACACDALAETGKGTANYFIVIGIVETVALFTLVFSLLALQ
- a CDS encoding ATPase, which translates into the protein MIVPMKKAYIVVQAHNGRTMLRDLRKGGLLHITSEQVQSQKIEQLQKRYDQIYNLRNVILDLQDKKHMPAQSEVSDEVFYELLERYQGLLETRDDLLEEIKADSAQIEELKEWGDFDPEEVRQLSHEGIKLFFYTLSKKDLKNLDSSIQYIELSPVAGQMAIATVGEALDSSVPAKPFTLSEHGLGFLQNRKASDESRLKDVVKALKEAGNYLDAFSFQLKKLEMAMRFEEVGEQLEGGDDLVWLSGYLPETKADDFISLAKQKGWAYQLDDVTEEDTPPTLIKYPKGVGIIKPVFDILGTVPGYRENDVSTWFLLFFTLFFAMIIGDAGYGIIFMATAVLLHAKAKKANTMVMLLYVLSIATIVWGSLTGTWFGSKEILLAVPFLQTLVIPSISNYPELFGLTASTAQNTVMKFCFIIGTVQLSLACILNVIHKISKKDLSFVADIGWLMDILALYFVVLQLVIGETANLMYVAGVVGLGFLLVVVFGSQGPGIKFGKGLASGLGGFFTTFLNTISAFSNIMSYIRLFAVGMASVAIAQSFNSMAGGMLSGFALVAGILVLVIGHSLNIVMGLLSVVVHGVRLNLLEFSGQLGMEWTGIAYEPFTQTVEEN
- a CDS encoding V-type ATP synthase subunit D, whose protein sequence is MAVKLTKNEQKLQKDRLKQYQRYLPTLQLKKQQLQMVIRQISAEVASLKKKQEALVQDMQTWIAVYHENTAFASELKVEKLIKIDKVVKAKGNIAGVTIPVFKELTFVPISYDLADYPLWVDKGLESLRDLARYDALIATLEQQVRLLEKELRTTSQRVNLFEKVKIPEAKDNIRRIAIYLGDQQTAAVVRGKIAKKKLMQGA